The Malus domestica chromosome 08, GDT2T_hap1 genomic interval aattgcaCAAAAGTAGAGTTACATGAACAATATCATCATACAAGCTTATAACTTTGTTGAACATGAACAATCTTTCACATAGCTGAACAAGTACTTTGCGTCAGTAATTTACCTAAATATACCAATTATTGCATCAAGGGCATGACTATAGAATATTCATAGCACTGCGGTGGCTGCCAGCAACTAGCTAATGATCGACCGTAACGCGCCCACCACCCCGCTATTTTTTCTACTcccagaaaagaaaacaaaagcaaaacaaaaatctaTGTGTTCCTATAAACTGCATCAgctcctataaaaaaaaataccgcATCAGCTCCTAAAAATAATGAATGCATCAGCTCCTATTAGAAAAATACTGCATCGGCTACATGCAATGGCAAGTGAATTCCGACCAACTTTAGGCAACCACAGCATCCCCGATTCCTTTACAGGACCAAAACTTTACAATCAGTGAAGCAAAATCAGTGTGATCAAgggaaaaacaaaatacaaaaaaccGATGGATATAAGACTGGAAACATGAGTTTTACTCTTACCAACCAGAGTTTCATGAAAGCAAAACAGGCTAAGAGCAGACCGCAATCAGCAAGAACATGACATTGACATCTACCATTTGTGTAGTTAAAATAGCACCAACAGCTACTACAGCATCTCGTCAATCAGCAAGTTCACTCTTCCTGATACCACTACATAAGCCCAATCTATCGACCATTGCAAGTAGGATAATAGGATAAGACCAGACTGCAATCAGCAGGGACACGACTCATTGACATCTACCATTTCTGTAGTAGAAATAGCACCAACAGCTAGTACAGCTACAGCATCTCACCAATCAGCAATGTTCACTCTTCCCGAACATCACTAATAAATAAGGCCAGTATATGGCATGAACAAAGCAAGTTTCAGCTCatggaaagaaaaaatgaaCATAAGTAAAAATAACGGAGCAGAAAAAATGACAGCAATAAAAAAGCTCAAAACAAATACGAATAGAAAGAAACTAAAAAGATTAAATATTTTGAGAAAATAAAGACGCTAATTCTAGAACCTAAAAAACTGCAATGTAAAACGATAATCAGAAGACTCCCATTCGCATGGACTGCTAAGCCATTATAAAAACTACAGCAAACACTTCATATTGTACCAGCCCAGTAATAGAATACAAAAGGCTACCATCAGACTTAGATGAGTTAAAAAACTCACTGAGTCCAACAAAGAAATGTTTAACCTTCAACAAAACTGCAGGAAGTCAAAAGTAACATTCAATTCGTTGATCCATAATATGAAAGTCATCCTCCTACTAAGAATTCAGACACAAGGAGTCGAGCCAAAAGTTATCATCTCAGGCCAAAAGATGAGAGTCCATCATTCCTGCAGAACAATATAACAACTTAAACGACTCATACATACTTATTCATGCAATAATATGTTGCAATCCAACAATAGGAACAATTAAATATCTACCCAAAGTGTATGGCTTACATCAGCATCAGATTTACGAGGGGAAAGACTTGGAGAATCATTACGTCGTCCATGTGGTGAAATATCTTTGGGGGTAGGAGAGCGTTCCTTGCGGTTGCGTCCATCAACATTCTCACCCCTAGAAGGTGTCGTACGAGGAGATGGGCTCCTCTGAGGAGATGTGCTCCTCCGAGGAGATGCGCTCATGCGAGGAGAAGGGCTCCTGCGAGGAGATGAGCTCCTACGAGGAGAGGGGCTCCTGCGAGACTTGGGGCTATTCCGAACAGGAGAGGCACTTTGAAGTACAAAAGGTTAGCATCAAATAACACTTTAGTAAGGCACAATAATTCATGATAAAAGACATTATCAGAAACAATATTTTATACCTTCCATAAGACCGGCTTCGACTCCGCCGCTCATCATCATATCTGCCCCTCTTACGATTATCAGGACTTGCACTGCGGCTCCTACTTCTGTAGCGATGCTCTCTTTCACTCCTATGGTGCCTGTCACGACTATATTTCTCCCTACTTCGACTGCGACTTCCGTAATCCTTTTCCTTATATTCATCTCGATACCTGAAAATTTTTTGGGTCAGTTGCTGCAACATAATTTCCACAAATTTTATAGACTCATGTCAGTGGTACAGCTTTCCAAAAGCACACAATTACTAACAAACACATAAGGGTGTATTAGCtcccaataaaaataaaaataaaaaaaccctaaatccatGTAAAATCTGTTCAGTGAGAATAGAGGCCTATGTCATAATAACTGTACTAATAAACTCAATAAAaagatttatataaaaatagaaaaataagaaaatacacCAGCTTCAAAAAACAGCTGTACCGTTGCAAGAATCAAATAACTGAAACAGAGACATCACCCTCCACCCAAAGCATCATGCAGCACTAAGAAATAGTTAAGAGCTCTTCGTCAAcatgaaaaaagaaagaatgttGAGGATCGAAAGAAGTAGGTATTTCGAATTCAAAACACCTGAGCCTTGTTAAAGAGTCCCTTGGTCCTCTGCCATTAGGCTAGGACCCCAatcatgaaaaaataaaaacagaaactGATGTGCAAACCCCcagtaaaaaatgaagaaaagaaagaaaaattatgTACGAAGGTGTAAGATTAgaaaatttcaccaaaaccccAAAAAGTTGTAGGATGGTGAAAAACGCCAATACCAGATAGAGTTTAAGAAACAAAAATCGACCAGTCCAGACTGCTACACCTATCACCCTATGATACAACTATCACCCCATGCTACAACAGCATACCCCTTGCATATATGCAGTCCACTTCAATGGCAACTGATAACCATCAGCTGCTAAAATTAAATGCCTAGATGTATTAAAGCAAACAGTGAACTGTAAATACCAACTAAATACAACACGCACATATTATTCAGAAGGAAACTGCAAAACCAATATGTGGTAATGCAGGACTAGAAACGCAACATTAGAACACAAGATATCGGTATTACCCAATTACAGTTAATCAGAATACAACGATTTGTGCTCTACCCAATTCCAGCAAATGAAGAAATCTCACCTAGGACGAGGGCTACGGCTACGGCTTCGGGACCTTGATTTGAGCTTAGAAGTTGATTCACTTACCCTACCCTTGTGGCTAGAAAATCAaaaacaaaccaaaccaaaattgTTAAAACAGCAACACTccaataaaaacataaaaactggCAACAAACACAATTCTCAAAACCCATTACATCGCACGAAAAACTTACATTCGCTCCGCATTGGGGCCgtatttagcaaactgaaccaTTATCTCTCTTCCATCGACAACTCTCCCTGAAATCAAAATTCAATTGATTAATTACAAAATCCCAGCTTCTAATTAAGCTAATAAGCGGgcagagtgagagagagagaggaaccaTCAAGTTTCTCCACAGCCTTCTGCGCCTCGTCCTGATACTTATACCGAACGAAAGCGAATCCGCGGGAATCGCCAGTTCTCCGGTCTCGGGGAATGAAGACATCGACGACCTTTCCGTACTTGTCGAAGAGCGGGAAAAGGTCGTCCGCGGTGGTTCCTGtaaacacagagagagagagagagagagtgtgtcagagagagggagagttagTATTTTGAGCAAGGGGATGATGGAGGAGGAGGGCAAAAGGGGAATTACGGAAAGTGATGTTGAGGACGAGGAGGGAGTAGGTCTCTCTGATGTCCGGAGGTCCGGATCGACCGAAGTGCGACATCTCCGAGAGGGATTGGAGCGGCGGGGGTGCGTGAGTCTGCGGCGGTATCCGAGGGCTCGCGAGCGCTAGGGTTTGTGATTTGAGGTGGGGGAGGAGGTCAAGTTATTGGGCGCTATGTTGACGAATATGCCCctcattttgtttctttattcaATGTGGTTTTTTAGTTTACTATGTTTACCCGACTTCTCCCGGTTTTCTCCGCTTTTCCGTCAATGTGTAAATTCCATATAAGTGCAAAGTTTTACACTATGTTTGTTT includes:
- the LOC103453321 gene encoding serine/arginine-rich splicing factor SC35-like, which produces MSHFGRSGPPDIRETYSLLVLNITFRTTADDLFPLFDKYGKVVDVFIPRDRRTGDSRGFAFVRYKYQDEAQKAVEKLDGRVVDGREIMVQFAKYGPNAERIHKGRVSESTSKLKSRSRSRSRSPRPRYRDEYKEKDYGSRSRSREKYSRDRHHRSEREHRYRSRSRSASPDNRKRGRYDDERRSRSRSYGSASPVRNSPKSRRSPSPRRSSSPRRSPSPRMSASPRRSTSPQRSPSPRTTPSRGENVDGRNRKERSPTPKDISPHGRRNDSPSLSPRKSDADE